A single Glycine soja cultivar W05 chromosome 14, ASM419377v2, whole genome shotgun sequence DNA region contains:
- the LOC114385476 gene encoding probable magnesium transporter NIPA3 isoform X3 — protein sequence MGLSKENLKGLILALVSSGFIGASFIIKKQGLRRAAAVYGVRAGVGGYYYLLEPLWWVGMITMIAGEVANFVAYAFAPAVLVTPLGALSIIVSAVLADIILKEKLHNLGILGCIMCIAGSIIIFIHAPKEQPITSVLEIWNMATQPAFLAYVGSVIVLVFILVFHFAPRCGHTNVLVFTGICSLMGSLSVMSVKALGTSLKLTFEGKNQLIYPETWFFMLVVAICVIMQMNYLNKCLVFLRKIEAVLLPDSSFELECREV from the exons ATGGGTCTGTCCAAGGAGAATCTGAAAGGTCTCATACTAGCTTTGGTGTCAAGTGGGTTCATTGGGGCAAGTTTTATCATTAAAAAGCAAGGCCTTAGAAGAGCTGCAGCAGTTTATGGTGTCAGGGCTG GTGTTGGTGGGTATTATTATCTCTTGGAGCCATTATGGTGGGTGGGAATGATCACAA TGATTGCAGGAGAGGTTGCAAACTTTGTTGCATATGCGTTTGCTCCTGCAGTCCTAGTTACCCCTCTTGGTGCACTAAGTATTATTGTGAG TGCTGTTTTGGCTGACATTATTCTGAAAGAGAAGCTACACAATCTTGGGATTTTAGGCTGTATAATGTGCATTGCTGGTagtatcattatttttattcatgctCCTAAGGAACAACCTATTACATCTGTTCTGGAAATATGGAATATGGCTACTCAACCAG CTTTTCTGGCATATGTGGGCTCAGTAATAGTATTGGTTTTCATTCTGGTCTTCCATTTTGCACCAAGATGCGGGCATACGAATGTGCTAGTTTTTACTGGCATTTGTTCATTGATGGGTTCCCTCTCT GTGATGAGTGTTAAAGCCCTTGGAACTTCTTTGAAATTAACTTTTGAAGGGAAAAATCAGTTAATCTACCCAGAGACATGGTTTTTTATGTTAGTTGTGGCTATATGTGTCATCATGCAAATGAATTATCTTAATAAG TGTTTGGTGTTTTTGAGGAAAATAGAGGCGGTCTTGTTGCCAGACTCTTCCTTTGAATTGGAATGCAGGGAAGTTTAG
- the LOC114385476 gene encoding probable magnesium transporter NIPA6 isoform X1, with the protein MGLSKENLKGLILALVSSGFIGASFIIKKQGLRRAAAVYGVRAGVGGYYYLLEPLWWVGMITMIAGEVANFVAYAFAPAVLVTPLGALSIIVSAVLADIILKEKLHNLGILGCIMCIAGSIIIFIHAPKEQPITSVLEIWNMATQPAFLAYVGSVIVLVFILVFHFAPRCGHTNVLVFTGICSLMGSLSVMSVKALGTSLKLTFEGKNQLIYPETWFFMLVVAICVIMQMNYLNKALDTFNTAIVSPIYYVMFTTLTILASVIMFKDWDGQSGGTIVSEICGFIVVLSGTIMLHATKDFERSSSFRGSAPSSPTLSARLFTGNGDSLLKQDEENGSPESNMCSRRQELY; encoded by the exons ATGGGTCTGTCCAAGGAGAATCTGAAAGGTCTCATACTAGCTTTGGTGTCAAGTGGGTTCATTGGGGCAAGTTTTATCATTAAAAAGCAAGGCCTTAGAAGAGCTGCAGCAGTTTATGGTGTCAGGGCTG GTGTTGGTGGGTATTATTATCTCTTGGAGCCATTATGGTGGGTGGGAATGATCACAA TGATTGCAGGAGAGGTTGCAAACTTTGTTGCATATGCGTTTGCTCCTGCAGTCCTAGTTACCCCTCTTGGTGCACTAAGTATTATTGTGAG TGCTGTTTTGGCTGACATTATTCTGAAAGAGAAGCTACACAATCTTGGGATTTTAGGCTGTATAATGTGCATTGCTGGTagtatcattatttttattcatgctCCTAAGGAACAACCTATTACATCTGTTCTGGAAATATGGAATATGGCTACTCAACCAG CTTTTCTGGCATATGTGGGCTCAGTAATAGTATTGGTTTTCATTCTGGTCTTCCATTTTGCACCAAGATGCGGGCATACGAATGTGCTAGTTTTTACTGGCATTTGTTCATTGATGGGTTCCCTCTCT GTGATGAGTGTTAAAGCCCTTGGAACTTCTTTGAAATTAACTTTTGAAGGGAAAAATCAGTTAATCTACCCAGAGACATGGTTTTTTATGTTAGTTGTGGCTATATGTGTCATCATGCAAATGAATTATCTTAATAAG GCTCTTGACACCTTCAACACAGCAATTGTATCTCCTATATACTATGTCATGTTCACAACACTTACAATACTAGCCAGTGTAATAATGTTTAAG GATTGGGATGGCCAAAGTGGTGGAACTATTGTGTCAGAAATATGTGGCTTCATCGTTGTACTCTCTGGAACAATAATGTTGCATGCGACTAAGGACTTCGAGAGAAGCTCTTCTTTTAGAG GCAGTGCTCCTTCATCGCCTACGCTATCTGCCCGACTTTTTACCGGAAATGGGGACTCATTACTTAAGCAAGATGAGGAAAATGGATCTCCCGAGAGTAATATGTGCTCAAGAAGGCAAGAGTTGTATTAG
- the LOC114385476 gene encoding probable magnesium transporter NIPA3 isoform X2, whose product MVGGNDHKICFCMVYCTVIAGEVANFVAYAFAPAVLVTPLGALSIIVSAVLADIILKEKLHNLGILGCIMCIAGSIIIFIHAPKEQPITSVLEIWNMATQPAFLAYVGSVIVLVFILVFHFAPRCGHTNVLVFTGICSLMGSLSVMSVKALGTSLKLTFEGKNQLIYPETWFFMLVVAICVIMQMNYLNKALDTFNTAIVSPIYYVMFTTLTILASVIMFKDWDGQSGGTIVSEICGFIVVLSGTIMLHATKDFERSSSFRGSAPSSPTLSARLFTGNGDSLLKQDEENGSPESNMCSRRQELY is encoded by the exons ATGGTGGGTGGGAATGATCACAA AATCTGTTTCTGTATGGTTTATTGTACAGTGATTGCAGGAGAGGTTGCAAACTTTGTTGCATATGCGTTTGCTCCTGCAGTCCTAGTTACCCCTCTTGGTGCACTAAGTATTATTGTGAG TGCTGTTTTGGCTGACATTATTCTGAAAGAGAAGCTACACAATCTTGGGATTTTAGGCTGTATAATGTGCATTGCTGGTagtatcattatttttattcatgctCCTAAGGAACAACCTATTACATCTGTTCTGGAAATATGGAATATGGCTACTCAACCAG CTTTTCTGGCATATGTGGGCTCAGTAATAGTATTGGTTTTCATTCTGGTCTTCCATTTTGCACCAAGATGCGGGCATACGAATGTGCTAGTTTTTACTGGCATTTGTTCATTGATGGGTTCCCTCTCT GTGATGAGTGTTAAAGCCCTTGGAACTTCTTTGAAATTAACTTTTGAAGGGAAAAATCAGTTAATCTACCCAGAGACATGGTTTTTTATGTTAGTTGTGGCTATATGTGTCATCATGCAAATGAATTATCTTAATAAG GCTCTTGACACCTTCAACACAGCAATTGTATCTCCTATATACTATGTCATGTTCACAACACTTACAATACTAGCCAGTGTAATAATGTTTAAG GATTGGGATGGCCAAAGTGGTGGAACTATTGTGTCAGAAATATGTGGCTTCATCGTTGTACTCTCTGGAACAATAATGTTGCATGCGACTAAGGACTTCGAGAGAAGCTCTTCTTTTAGAG GCAGTGCTCCTTCATCGCCTACGCTATCTGCCCGACTTTTTACCGGAAATGGGGACTCATTACTTAAGCAAGATGAGGAAAATGGATCTCCCGAGAGTAATATGTGCTCAAGAAGGCAAGAGTTGTATTAG